One Bdellovibrio bacteriovorus str. Tiberius DNA segment encodes these proteins:
- the rpmI gene encoding 50S ribosomal protein L35 — protein MKMRTHSGAKKRLKVLSSGKVKKKSTRMRHLNSHMSSKTKRQLGKTSYVEDANMLQVRRCLVF, from the coding sequence ATGAAAATGCGCACTCACTCTGGCGCTAAGAAGCGTTTGAAAGTTCTTTCAAGCGGTAAAGTTAAGAAAAAAAGCACTCGCATGCGTCACTTGAACTCTCACATGAGCTCTAAGACGAAAAGACAACTAGGCAAAACATCATACGTTGAAGACGCGAACATGCTTCAAGTTCGTCGTTGTTTGGTATTCTAG
- the rplT gene encoding 50S ribosomal protein L20, which yields MARVKSGKTNRARHKKVLKRAKGYYSAGSRAYIHAVEKNDRGMAFAYRDRKVNKRNFRTLWNQRINAAARLNGTTYSRLIGGLIKAGIQVDRKILADLAINDAAAFTALCKHALA from the coding sequence ATGGCTCGTGTAAAATCTGGTAAAACAAATCGTGCTCGTCACAAAAAAGTTCTTAAAAGAGCAAAAGGTTACTACTCTGCGGGTTCTCGCGCGTACATCCACGCGGTAGAGAAAAATGACCGTGGTATGGCTTTCGCTTACCGCGATCGCAAAGTTAACAAACGTAACTTCCGCACTTTGTGGAATCAGCGTATCAATGCAGCAGCTCGTTTGAACGGGACTACATACTCTCGTTTGATCGGTGGCTTGATTAAAGCTGGCATCCAAGTTGACCGTAAAATCTTGGCTGACCTTGCTATCAACGACGCAGCAGCATTCACTGCACTTTGCAAACACGCTTTGGCATAA
- the fni gene encoding type 2 isopentenyl-diphosphate Delta-isomerase, giving the protein MDESNSQFEKRKRDHIRIALDPRSQTDGQNGLDSITLIHEALPDLNFKEVDISTSFFFSGESIPLSSPIFISSMTAGHEKGREINEALARLSDRRQILMGVGSQRRELEDSNAAEEWARVRKQAPKARLLGNIGIAQLIKSPIDKIRRLIDSTEAVALFVHLNPLQEALQPEGTTDFKNGLSAIENLVKLAGVPVIVKETGCGFSVETLKRLSSTGIYGVDVSGKGGTHWGRVEGYRSEESDMLYHVAQTFANWGISTKQSMLNAIEARVEYQLWASGGVRNGLEIGKLMALGASKVGVAKPFLEAALQGDEALEKLLTQLETELKVTMFCTGSRNLKDLQSKKVIQ; this is encoded by the coding sequence ATGGACGAGTCCAATAGTCAGTTTGAAAAAAGAAAGCGCGATCATATCAGGATTGCGCTGGATCCTAGGTCCCAGACCGATGGACAAAACGGATTGGACTCGATCACTTTGATTCATGAGGCTTTGCCTGATCTGAACTTTAAAGAGGTCGATATTTCGACCTCTTTCTTTTTTTCCGGGGAGTCCATCCCACTTTCTTCTCCGATCTTTATCTCTTCAATGACTGCGGGCCACGAAAAGGGGCGCGAGATCAATGAGGCATTGGCGCGTCTGAGTGACCGTCGTCAGATTCTGATGGGGGTTGGGTCTCAACGTCGTGAACTGGAAGATTCCAATGCTGCCGAAGAATGGGCCCGCGTGCGCAAACAAGCACCGAAGGCCCGCTTGCTTGGCAATATTGGAATCGCTCAGCTCATCAAGTCGCCGATTGATAAAATCCGCCGACTGATTGATTCCACGGAAGCCGTGGCTTTGTTCGTTCACCTAAATCCCTTGCAAGAGGCTTTGCAGCCCGAGGGCACCACCGATTTCAAAAACGGTCTGTCCGCCATTGAAAACCTGGTGAAACTGGCGGGTGTGCCGGTCATCGTAAAAGAAACCGGCTGTGGATTTTCTGTCGAAACTCTGAAGCGTCTTTCCAGCACCGGTATTTACGGAGTGGATGTCAGCGGCAAGGGTGGGACGCACTGGGGCCGTGTGGAAGGCTATCGTTCGGAAGAATCCGACATGCTTTATCACGTAGCCCAAACTTTCGCCAACTGGGGCATCAGCACGAAGCAAAGCATGCTGAACGCCATCGAAGCCCGAGTAGAGTATCAGCTCTGGGCATCGGGCGGCGTGAGAAACGGATTGGAAATTGGTAAACTTATGGCGTTGGGAGCTTCAAAGGTGGGGGTTGCAAAACCTTTCCTGGAAGCGGCTCTTCAGGGCGATGAGGCTCTTGAGAAACTTCTGACCCAGCTGGAAACAGAGTTGAAAGTAACGATGTTCTGCACGGGCAGCCGCAATCTGAAAGACCTCCAAAGCAAGAAGGTGATTCAATGA
- a CDS encoding hydroxymethylglutaryl-CoA reductase, degradative, translating into MTKQLQDIFKGFSKLSREERLKALKEVGALNEAEADYLAKGGLKDTSLGEKFIENVIGYFQLPLGVVTNMRVDGKDFVVPMAVEETSIVAACSKTAKWIRESGSITTEVVGNEIIGQIQLAKIRSFADFEKQILSQKNYLIEAANREVAFGLVRRGGGVRDLQVRRVPRGDGTDMAVIHILMDPCDAMGANIINQVCEYLKEPIEQFTGEKVTMCILSNLVDSKVTRAVVRIDDIDPELAEKIEEASLFAQMDPYRAATNNKGVLNGIDPILIATGNDWRAVEAGIHAYACRDGQYRSITRWYREGKSLVGVFEAPLVVGTVGGVTTLHPTAMLSMKMLDTKSANELSRIVAAVGLVQNLGALKALTTVGIIEGHMKLHTKNLALGAGAEEKEIPMVQKKLEEILAIRKRISLSNAIDVLKELRAAQKTPASTTQHHS; encoded by the coding sequence ATGACAAAACAACTTCAGGATATCTTTAAAGGTTTCTCCAAATTGTCTCGTGAAGAGCGTCTGAAAGCACTTAAAGAAGTCGGTGCATTGAACGAAGCCGAAGCTGACTATCTTGCCAAGGGCGGGTTGAAAGACACCTCTTTGGGTGAAAAATTCATTGAAAACGTGATCGGTTACTTCCAGCTTCCGCTGGGCGTGGTGACCAATATGCGCGTGGACGGCAAAGACTTTGTCGTTCCTATGGCGGTAGAGGAAACCTCTATCGTGGCGGCGTGCTCTAAAACGGCCAAATGGATCCGTGAATCCGGCTCTATCACAACGGAAGTTGTTGGTAACGAAATCATCGGTCAGATCCAATTGGCTAAAATCCGCAGCTTTGCGGATTTTGAAAAACAAATTCTGTCCCAGAAAAATTATCTGATCGAAGCGGCCAACCGCGAAGTGGCCTTCGGCCTGGTTCGTCGTGGCGGTGGAGTGCGGGACTTGCAAGTGCGCCGTGTGCCTCGCGGTGACGGCACAGATATGGCCGTGATCCACATCCTGATGGATCCGTGTGATGCCATGGGTGCCAACATCATCAATCAGGTGTGTGAATACCTGAAAGAGCCGATTGAACAGTTTACGGGTGAAAAAGTCACCATGTGCATTCTGTCCAATCTGGTGGATTCCAAAGTCACTCGCGCCGTTGTGCGCATTGATGACATTGATCCGGAATTGGCTGAAAAAATTGAAGAAGCTTCTTTGTTTGCACAAATGGACCCTTACCGTGCAGCCACCAATAACAAAGGTGTTCTGAATGGCATTGATCCGATCTTGATCGCGACGGGCAACGACTGGCGAGCAGTCGAGGCGGGCATTCATGCTTATGCTTGCCGTGATGGTCAATATCGTTCCATTACTCGCTGGTACCGTGAAGGCAAAAGTCTGGTGGGCGTGTTTGAAGCTCCGCTGGTTGTGGGCACCGTGGGTGGTGTGACGACTTTGCATCCGACAGCGATGCTTTCCATGAAAATGCTGGACACCAAATCTGCCAACGAATTGTCCCGTATCGTAGCGGCGGTGGGCTTGGTGCAGAATCTGGGTGCTTTGAAGGCCTTGACCACGGTGGGTATCATCGAAGGTCACATGAAGCTTCACACAAAGAATCTGGCTTTGGGAGCGGGGGCCGAGGAAAAAGAAATTCCTATGGTTCAAAAGAAGCTGGAAGAAATTCTGGCGATTCGCAAACGCATCTCTTTGAGCAATGCCATCGACGTTCTGAAAGAACTTCGTGCGGCTCAGAAAACCCCTGCGTCCACGACCCAACATCATTCCTAG
- the mvaD gene encoding diphosphomevalonate decarboxylase — MKQVTVSAPSNIALIKYMGKIEGTGNKPTNGSLSYTLENLRTYVRLTEIEAGEDQWKPLVREDLQKIELSEKGQQRFIKHLQNLKDKWGVKQNFLIESANNFPSDCGLASSASSFAALTLAAAEMFQQIHPQPWGTDKKYLSELSRQGSGSSCRSLFTPWALWQHEYAEPMAFEVKNLHHMVVIVEDSKKEVSSSEAHKLVTTSPRFTGRPERAELRLKDLSMALQFNDWHIARQIVWDEFIDMHRLFETSTPSFTYMNDGSKKVLEDCQAFWNKWQDGPLVTMDAGANVHLLFRHDQKKQFAQYREHFEKDFKVMAFEGVKDNVH, encoded by the coding sequence ATGAAACAAGTGACTGTATCTGCTCCATCCAATATCGCTCTTATCAAGTACATGGGTAAGATCGAGGGCACCGGCAATAAACCGACCAACGGTTCATTGTCCTACACTTTGGAAAACCTGCGCACCTACGTTCGTTTGACTGAAATCGAAGCGGGCGAAGACCAATGGAAACCGCTGGTGCGTGAAGACCTGCAAAAAATCGAGCTGTCTGAAAAAGGCCAGCAGCGCTTTATCAAGCACCTGCAAAATCTGAAAGACAAGTGGGGCGTAAAACAGAACTTTCTGATTGAATCCGCGAACAATTTTCCGTCGGACTGCGGTCTGGCAAGCTCGGCTTCAAGTTTTGCCGCTTTGACTTTGGCGGCAGCGGAAATGTTCCAGCAGATCCACCCACAGCCGTGGGGCACAGATAAAAAATATCTTTCTGAATTGTCCCGCCAAGGTTCGGGTTCTTCCTGTCGTTCTTTGTTCACTCCGTGGGCTTTGTGGCAGCATGAATACGCAGAACCGATGGCATTTGAAGTCAAAAACCTGCACCACATGGTGGTGATTGTGGAAGACTCCAAAAAAGAAGTCTCAAGCTCTGAAGCCCACAAGCTTGTGACCACAAGCCCGCGTTTCACGGGTCGTCCCGAGCGTGCGGAATTGCGCCTGAAAGACCTGAGCATGGCGTTGCAGTTTAACGACTGGCATATCGCACGCCAGATTGTCTGGGATGAATTCATCGACATGCACCGTCTGTTTGAAACCAGCACGCCGTCTTTCACTTATATGAACGATGGATCCAAAAAGGTTCTGGAAGATTGCCAGGCGTTTTGGAACAAATGGCAAGATGGCCCGTTGGTGACCATGGATGCCGGTGCCAACGTGCACTTGTTGTTCCGTCACGATCAGAAAAAACAATTCGCGCAGTACCGTGAGCATTTTGAAAAGGACTTCAAGGTCATGGCTTTTGAAGGTGTGAAAGACAATGTCCATTGA
- a CDS encoding mevalonate kinase family protein, with protein sequence MSIDFTCKAFGKCIIAGEHAVLRGVPAVVFPIQSRNLDLSYSRGEQPLELRLVGDHGKELQLLVWGVLEKACELKGIKRTDLKGTLLLESSIPVGAGMGASAALCVALTRWLGYLGYVVEDDYYEFARNLENLFHGESSGVDIAVALSGEGLRFVRNGEKKPLTPAWKPHWYISYSGKRGVTVDAVNKVKDLLLKNPAVGEQIDQQMAEAVSILETALKMDEKTGLPVLAKALTLAGDCFEKWDLNEGEPAKHIAWLKSQGALAVKPTGSGGGGYVLSLWTALPPAEIQSHLIPC encoded by the coding sequence ATGTCCATTGATTTCACCTGCAAAGCCTTTGGTAAGTGCATTATCGCCGGTGAACACGCGGTTTTGCGTGGCGTGCCTGCGGTGGTGTTTCCCATCCAGTCCCGCAATCTGGATCTAAGCTATTCCCGTGGTGAGCAGCCCTTGGAGCTTCGCCTGGTCGGTGATCACGGCAAAGAATTGCAGCTGCTGGTGTGGGGTGTGCTTGAAAAGGCCTGCGAACTTAAAGGCATCAAACGCACAGATTTAAAAGGCACATTGTTGCTTGAATCCTCGATTCCAGTTGGCGCCGGTATGGGTGCTTCCGCCGCACTTTGTGTGGCTCTGACTCGTTGGTTGGGATATCTGGGGTACGTTGTTGAAGATGACTACTATGAATTCGCCCGCAATCTGGAAAACCTTTTCCATGGTGAATCCAGCGGTGTTGATATCGCCGTGGCATTAAGTGGTGAAGGTCTGCGCTTTGTTCGCAATGGTGAAAAGAAGCCTTTGACCCCGGCGTGGAAACCGCACTGGTATATCTCTTATTCCGGCAAACGCGGTGTCACCGTGGATGCGGTGAATAAGGTCAAGGACCTGCTTTTAAAAAATCCAGCCGTCGGTGAGCAGATCGATCAGCAGATGGCTGAAGCCGTCAGTATTTTGGAAACAGCCCTGAAGATGGACGAAAAAACCGGCTTGCCGGTATTGGCCAAAGCCCTGACCCTGGCAGGTGACTGTTTTGAAAAATGGGACCTGAACGAAGGTGAACCCGCAAAACACATCGCGTGGCTAAAATCCCAAGGAGCCCTGGCCGTAAAACCAACCGGTTCCGGCGGCGGTGGCTACGTCTTGTCCCTGTGGACCGCTCTGCCTCCGGCAGAAATCCAATCCCACCTGATCCCTTGTTAA
- a CDS encoding DNA alkylation repair protein, with translation MKKESGISQALSQLQKDVQSQADASRAVVLQRFFKTGKGEYAEGDVFLGLTVPQSRKIAKKYASALSLKELDSLMKSPNHEERLIALLILVSQFQEASEKEQTRIFKLYIKNSKHVNNWDLVDTSAPAIIGGYLLNRDRSVLRKLATSKNLWQRRIAMLATFRFIYNGESTDTLKIAKLLLKDEHDLIHKAVGWMLREMGKKVSEEKLLKFLDQHAAKMPRTMLRYSLEKLSAEKRKHYMNK, from the coding sequence ATGAAGAAAGAGTCCGGCATTTCGCAAGCGTTGTCACAATTGCAGAAAGATGTTCAAAGTCAGGCGGACGCCAGTCGCGCCGTCGTCTTGCAAAGATTCTTTAAAACCGGAAAGGGCGAGTATGCCGAGGGCGATGTCTTTCTTGGCCTGACCGTTCCGCAAAGCCGTAAGATCGCCAAAAAGTATGCTTCCGCCCTTAGTTTAAAAGAGCTTGATAGTCTGATGAAGTCGCCAAATCACGAAGAGCGTTTGATAGCTCTGCTGATTTTGGTGTCTCAGTTTCAAGAGGCTTCTGAAAAAGAACAAACCCGTATCTTTAAGCTTTATATCAAGAATTCAAAACACGTGAACAACTGGGACCTGGTCGACACTTCAGCGCCTGCAATTATTGGTGGATACCTGCTAAATCGAGATCGTTCGGTTCTGAGGAAACTCGCGACTTCCAAGAATCTGTGGCAGCGCCGTATTGCCATGCTGGCGACTTTTCGTTTTATCTATAATGGCGAATCCACCGACACACTTAAGATTGCAAAGCTTCTGCTGAAAGACGAACACGACCTGATTCACAAGGCGGTGGGCTGGATGCTTCGGGAAATGGGTAAAAAAGTCAGCGAAGAAAAACTGCTGAAGTTTCTGGATCAACATGCGGCCAAAATGCCCAGAACGATGTTGCGCTATTCTTTGGAAAAGCTGTCTGCTGAAAAACGCAAACACTACATGAACAAATAA